CGGTGACCCGTGTCCCTCATTCTGACCACGGAGGGTGCTTCTGAGGTTGTGGCTTCGAGCCCTTTGGTCCATGCCCTTTAGTGTCCCGCGCACAGCAGTGGCTGCTTTGCCATCACCACGCCCTCCGTGTGCTCCGtgtgctccccccgcccccccgggaGTGGGTGGCCCAGGGCGGGAGCCGGCCCTGCTCTCAGCAgccgcctccttccctcccacccagcctACCTGAAGCGCCGCTACGGCCTGGTCAGCACGGGCTCGGACAGCGAGTCGCCCGCTGCGCGCTCCgagtgccccagcccctgcctgcagccccaggacgTGAGCCTGCTGCAGATGAAGAAGCCGCGCGTGGTGCTGGCGCCCGAGGAGAAGGAGGCGCTGCGCAGGGCCTACCAGCTGGAGCCCTACCCCTCGCAGCAGACCATCgagctgctctccttccagctCAACCTCAAGACCAACACCGTCATCAACTGGTTCCACAACTACAGGTGGGCCGGGCGGCGGCCCTGCGCCTACCCCAGCCCGCGCAGACGCGGCCAGAGCAGGCTAAGGGCTGTGGGGGCGCCTGCTGGGTTCCCCTTCAGTGGCTGCCTCCCCACGGCCCAGCCCTCATCCGGGCAGCCACTGGCCTGCAGTGTGGTGCCAGGGCGGCTCTGCGCTGGCTGAGGGACCCCTGAGGAGACAGCCTCATGGGCAGGGAGCCCCCACCAGATtccccaggcagggaggaggagaaggaggagcacTTTGCCTAGAGCTCTGGCCGTGTGGCCGCAGGCggggccctggggctgtgggATGTCCGGGGAGGGCCCCCATAGCTGCCCCAGTGCCGGAGTGTGGTCAGTTGGAGCGGACTGCGGGAAACACTGCctgaggcctggcccagacccaggcctGCCACACGGCAGGCGGGTGGGCGGCAGCCCCTGCCTCGCCCTTCCCCTCCATCGCATTTGCGATGGACGCCCACTGAGCCAGGGGCCAGAGATACAGGGTTCACAGCCAACGTCCCCGCCCCTAAGCAGCCTGCAGTCCCGTCCCAGAGTGCAGCAGTGCTGTCAGACAGGAAGGAGCTTTGAGAGAGGGGAATTCGTCCTTTGCTTCCAGAGGGGCGACCTCGTGGAAGAGGTGGTGTTGGGCTTGGTTTTGAAGGTCGAGTAGGAGTCTGCACCAAGGAACAGAGAGAATGCTGCTCTCGAGGGAAGTAACTCGGAGCCTACCAATTACAGAAGAATGTGGGATTTGGCCAAATGTTTGTTGAGCACCAGACACCACGGAAAATGCAGCAAAgcccccaccccagtgtctgTGGGCTCTGCCCCTGTTCCTGTTGGTGCAGGCCGTGGGGATAGGGGGCAGCAGCATGTCCACAGAGAAAACGCCAGGAGCCCCTCTTAGCTTTGGGAGTCCCCCCGGGCAGTGGGTGGGGTCATCAAGTCCAGGGCAGAGGGTTCCAGCCCAGGCTCATGGCCGTCTCTGCCCCAGGTCCCGGATGCGCCGGGAGATGTTGGTGGAGGGGACCCAAGACGAGCCAGACCTCGACCCAAGCGGGGGTCCCGGCATCCTCCCGCCAGGCCACTCCCACCCAGACCCCACCCCACAGAGCCCCGACTCCGAGGCCGAGGACCAGAAGCCGACCGTGAAGGAGCTGGAGCTTCCAGAGGGCTCCGAGGAGAGCgtcacagccctgggcagccaggaCAAGGCGCACGTGGTGATCAAGCAGGAACAAGTGGAGGAGGATGCGGAGAGAGGGACGGGCCACCCACCCCTGAACGCAGGGGAGCCGGACCACGACCAGCGTGCCCCCCGAGAGGAGCCTTCCGGTTCCCCGGGGAGTGACGGACTCCCAGGAGTGGCCTCAGGGCCCCTCCTTCCAGGTGCCACCATTCCAGACTGCCCCTCACAACACCCGCCGCAGGAGGCCGAGGCTGGAGAGCGGCCGCACTCAGACCCTCTGAGCTTTAAGTCAGCCTCAGAGTCCTCACGCTGCAGCCTGGAGGTGTCGCTGAACTCGCCCTCAGCTGCCTCCTCACCAGGCCTTATGATGTCTGTGTCGCCtgtcccctcctcctcagcccccaTCTCCCCATCCCCACCTGGCGCCCCCCCTGCCAAAGTGCCgagtgccagccccactgccgACACAACTGGAGCCTTGCACCCCAGCGCCAAGGTGAACCCCAATCTGCAGCGGCGGCACGAGAAGATGGCCAACCTGAACAGCATCATCTACCGGCTGGAGAGGGCCGCCAATCGGGAGGAGGCCCTGGAGTGGGAGTTCtgaaggcagggcagggggcgggacaCCCTGGGGACcagcttccttctctccctcccacccccgctcagggcagggtggggagggacgGACTCAGCCATCCAAGTGTGGACAGTGATGTTAGGCCGTTTACGTTTTTTGTTGTATCCTGGTTCCATGAAGTTGGCAGTGAGCCAGCGGGGCAAATGCCATTGCCGTCTCTTCTCAGCACCATCGGCCCAGGAGGCACCGGGGGTCTCGCCCCTCTTCTCCCCCTCACCCCTCCGAGGAGGCAGAAGCAAAATGGCACCACGTTTTCACCTGAAAACTCCAAactcttttagaaaaataaataaatatttatagacctcttttagatattttaataaaggaTCCTTTGGAATTTATTCCCAGCCGATGCTGTTTTGATATTACAGAGAGTTATAAAATCAGGATGCTGTCACAACTGTTGCGAAGTCTACACTGAAGTTGTGTCGCTTTTGCCACAAGATGAGATTAAAAGAAGACAATTGCTCAAAGCCATCACAAGACACTAAGAGACTGACCAGCGTCTTGCCAGCCTTGGCACTGCGAGTCCCCCCCACACCTGTCTGTGAGACACAGCGCAGTGCTGCTGCCCTGCCAGAACCCGTGCTGAGAAAGCAAAGTCCGAAAGACTCTAAACGAACGCCGCCGTGCCATCGGGGATGTGTCCCTGCAGCCCTGGTGACACAGAGCATCCCGTGCTGACGCAGACACTGTAGACGCCCGTCCGAGACACGGTGCGGCACGAGAACTGCTTACACTCCCGGGGGAGAGCCCGCGGGCCACGGACGTCTGAAGACGAGAAGTGTTTCCAGATCTTTCAGAAAGCCGGGCACGGGGCCAGGCGCTTGGAGGGTGGCGCCAGAGCCACAGTGACACCGTGCCCCAGCCTGGGAAGCGTCCCCGCGGTCTGACGTGGGCACTCCAGAGCAAGACCGTGGCCGCCCCTCGCCTGCTCCGTGCTTTTGGAAAGTGACGGTGTTGGTCACTGCACGAGCACTGAGACCTAGCAACCAGCACCAAAACGTCGACCCTTCGAAGTCGAGAGCCCGcgtgcccctcccccgcctcccctcccctgcctcccctccccagcggCCCCTGGGCCGGGCCAGATAGCAGCAGCACCCTCCGTCCCGGGCTCTGAGCCACCCCTGCCTTCCACTGCATGACCTGCCGGGCAGCCGGGACCGGACCCCCTCCCAGCAGAGGAGCCCCTCCCCAGCGGCCCGGTCTCCGGTTTGGATGGAGCGGCCGCCCCATTGGCTGCTgagtctctcactctcttgcttttgtttgttttcctttctcaaaCTCTGTGGGAAGACTGACTTGGGCGACTCCCAAGAATAACCATGGAGAGGTGACCGCGGCCGGTGCCAGTGCAGTgccggggggctggggggagccgACGGAGGCGAGGTGGCCAGAGGGGGACAGGTGAGGACCGTTGCAGAAATCCCAGCTCTCATGCACCCAGCCCAGGCCGCAGTCTCCATGCTGAACAGCCGGCAAGAACCCTGCGGGAGAACCTCCTCCCTTCACCCAGGCTATGCATTGAAGAGTTTTCCACTGTCTACATTTTTATCCAGATGaaggtatttttatattttgacaatAGAAAACAGTGGCCAATTCTCGGAGTAGTCAAATCTGGAACAAGTGAGACACCGCCGCCCTGTTAACAATCAGGACACGCATGGGGGACCAGCACTTGTTATTCCCAACACCAACACGACGTCGCGATCCAGGCCGCCACGCTGACTCGGGTTCCGCGAGCCCTGCGTCTGGCCTCAGTGGGACGGGATTTGCCGCAGCACTCGGCCCGGGCTCCAGAACACGCAGATCCTGTTGTGCCTGAAGCTCACGGACCCCCGAACAGCCTGGTCAGGTTCTCGTCCCGAAACGGTCAGAGAGCAAAAACCCACACCAAACCATTTCTATGAGAGATTGATGaactttgtttaaaatttaaaaaaaaaaggaacgcGTTCTGTCAACGAGTCGCTAAATACAGAATTGTATACTAGCCCGGTGTCTCGTGTCTCTGTCCCGAGGCCGGGGATCGGGTGTTCCAGAATGTGTTCGTTTCTTATTGGAGAGCGCGCGAGCTCCCATGCGCTGGCTCACTGCGGCCATGCCGGGACCGGGGCCGGAGCCAGGGGCCCGTGACTGCGGCCATACCGGGACCGGGGCCGGAGCCAGGGGCCCGTGGCAGGACCCAACTCctggagccatcccctgctgcctccgaggtcttccagagctgggactcgaacccttACAGCCCACTGTGGGGCGAGAGCGTCCGACCTGTGGCGCTCAATGGCCACTCCCACAAAACGCACTGGGTTTTGAGTTGTTTGCCAGTTCTAAGACACAGGGCATGTCCCAGAAAAACCACGCTGACCGCTTCTCTTGACAGCCGTAGGCGCGGCCACACTGGGCCGGGTTCTGACGTGGCTGCAGCGGGTGGAGGGGTGGCCGTCCTTAGCCGGGGCACAGTCCATGACCCACCCGGGCCCCGTGGCTCCACATCAGTGGCCCCAGGCCACTGAGCCCAGCCAGGGTACAAGTTGTGCCAGCCCCACAGAATGTGAGAGTGGCTGGGGCCTTCGGCCTGCTGGTGGGAAAATGCCGgcagcggtggggggggggggggggggcttcctaGCGTCCAGCACAGCGTGGACCTTTCCCAACTAGGGCCTCAGTTTTCTCGTCTGTGAAACGGGGGCGTCCTAGCAGCCAGCTCGGATGATCGTCCCGAGGAGCGCTCCGTGCGTGACCTGTGAGCGTGCGCCCGGACGCCCGGAGCAGGAGCTCGTGAGCGTGAGTGGAGGGCAGGGCTGTGTCCGTGCGGGAGGTGCAGTGCGGGAGGGCCTGGGGGCCCGGAGCGTGACTACCCCGCGTCTCCCGCCTCGCTCAGGAGAAGGAATTGCTCCCAGCCCGGTGGGGCGgcccctgggcctcctgggcACGCGCTTGGGGAGACGCGTGGGGTCGGCACCAGGTGAGGCACAGCCCCCACCCTCCCGCAGCTCCTGAGGGTTGGGGGCTTCCCATCCCAGCCCCGCCTCGTGGAGCCAGTGCCTAACCCGCGGTTCCCCCCCCACAGTGGCCGTGTGACAACCCCTTGCAGAGTGGATGGGAAGACGGGAAGCAGGTGGAGGACTGGCCCCGGGGCCCTCGGGCCACAGCTCTTGAGAGGGCCAGAGGTCAGGGCTGCGCGGGTGATGCAGGGGCAGGCGGGAGCAGCTGCGGGGCTGAGCAAGCCGCTGCTCCGGGGGGACGCTCCCCTCCAGGCCCTCGGCCCCTGTCCTGAAGGCAGAGCTGTGGAGGGCTGAGCTGAGAGGGAGGCGGCGGCCAGGAGGCtcccaggaggaggtgccctgggcttgggggtggggagagcagggggtggagctggggcGGTCTGgcgactgccccccccccccccccccgctaaaGCAGAGGTGTgcagagggaagagcaggcaAGAGGTGGGGCTGGCGTAGGACATTGCGGGGGCATCCcgaggaagctggggttggggggggcgAGGGAGGTTGTAGCAGCTGGCATGGTGCCCGCCCCACCTGGAGGGTCCTGGGCAGCCGTGGGGTCGAGGCAGGAGGTTGCACTctgaggagctgggggagggggccctggctCGTGTCTCCACGCCCCTCActgcccaccctcaccccctccctctcctcattCCGCGGCCACCCTGCAGCCAGCAGCCTCCCTCCCGGCCCCTTCTTGGTGAGTGCAAAGAGAAACCTCACCGAGGGGACCGCCCGTGACCGTGACCAGGGGGCAGGAGCGTTGGGGACGCCCAGCCCTGCAGAGCCGAGGCCCAGGTCCGTGTGGCTGTGGAAGCCGGGCTGCCCTTGCAGGAGCCACTTGGGTCAGCCGAGAGCCCTGCCCGCCTCCTCGCCTGAAGCGGATGTGGCCGGTGCCGCGTGGCTCCGTGGAATTCGGGAGTGGCTCCGCTCCGGGTTCTGGGGGCTGGACCCTGATGAGCGTGCCGTGAGCTGAGTGCGCTCGGGGGCCTCGGGTTGGTGCCGGCCCTGGGTTTGGGGCCTCAGTTCTGCCCGGCTGCGGCTCTCCACACGGCTGCTTGGGCGTCCACACGGCGCCGAGCTGCCTTCCCCGGGCTTCCGCGGCCTGCGTGGGGAAGCGCCGTCGCCGCCATCCAGTGTTCTGTAGGCCCCCGAGGCCGGCCGGGGCGCCGCGTGGGGGGCCTGCGCCGTGTGGGCCCCCGGTCTCCCCCAGCGGGGACCCCACACTGCCTTCCAAGCTGCTTCCTGGCCTGTGGTCCTAGAATCCCTTCCAGCTGCCCCGCCCAGCCTCCTCACCCAGCTCCTCAGAGCCAgtgcccaggaatctgcattctGAGGGTGCTGCGGGGTTCAGGTGCACACTGACGACCTCGGATCTGTGGCCCCGCGAGTCCCGTCATCTGGGCCCGGTGGCATCCGGAGCTGCTGGGTTGGCTGAAACCATCGCCCCCATCAGCAGCATTTGGGGGCGTCAGAGGCCCTGCCTGGGCCTCAGGCCTGTTTGGATCCCCGGTGCAGGTATCTGAGGCCGTGGGCTCAGCGGGGGTCTCGGGACTGACCTTGTCCTGGCAGCTGCAAGTCCAAGACGGGGAACCTTGTGAGGCCTCTCAGGGCCAGGCCCGGGGGGCACCcggaggaggcagccagggccccgccctccagcagctgcctccctcccccccaccccctgggcctgggggccctgccctgggatCTCGGCCTGCAGCCAGAGAAACGGCGAGAGCTGTGCCCTGGGCCATGAAGCAGCACCCAGACGCCCTCGGGACTGGGGGCAAGGCCGGCCACAACCACAGCCAGGCGCAGGGGGAGCGAGGGACCCCGTCCCCAGACCTGGCCACACCTCCTTGCTGCTGTGGCGAACGGCACTTAACGAAAGGCACCCTTCTCACCATGTTTacgaattttattttcattttacttggaaggcagagacagagattatGTTCAcgatatatttttatgtatctgaaaggcggagttaacaaagagggagagacacagaggtcttccctccgctggttcactccccaaatgcccacaatggccagggccgggccaggccgaagcccggggctcccacatgggcggcaggaactcgagcactagagccatcttctgccgccttcccaggcacattagcagggagcagggtcagaGCAGAGCGGCCGGAACTTGAACCTGAGCTCTGATGtcggatgctggcgtggcaggcagcagcttaaccctccactacaCCCCACCAAGGcattttctttagaaaacagCCAACTTTATTGTCACAAGATTGCTGCCACAGCTCCAGGCGTCATGGACACAGCCCCCTGCAGAGAACAATGGAGAGTCTCTGTACCTTTCTAGAAGACCCTTCCACCCACGTCTTGTTGGGTCCCACAGCGTCAGTCGGCAGCTAAGGTTCAGGCCACCCCTGCAAGGCGGCCAGCAGCAGCGGGGCACTCGGGGTGGCCGGGTGCTCGGGcgggcagcccccaccccgggggctcCTCAGCATCCCCCTTAGGCTAgtgccctgagcccctccccgCGTGTTCCCCGTGGCCGGCTCGCAGGAAGCACCCCTCCCTGGAGCCGTCTCCCCTGCATTTCCCCATCCTGCGCCTGCGGTCAGAGGCCACAGCGGTGCCCTGACTCAGCCTGTGCGGGGAGCTCACGAGTGGGCTGAGCCCCCCAGGAGACGGGAAGAATTGCTCAGGGCGCTCACGAGTGGTCTGAGTCCCGGCCGGCTCAGCTTCCCTTCCTGAACTTGAGCTTGAGTGAGTAGGCCCGTCTTCCTAAGCGTGCCCTTTCCCGGGCTGGCGAGGGAGACCGGGTCCCTAAGAGGAATACCCAAGGCCACCCTGGCCAGCCTCTCCCCTCTGAGCCAGCGGACCCCCCCAGGACGGCAGATCCGTGCAGTGAgcgccactgccctccccggctgGTGGACCACCAACCTTTACCTCCGAGCCGCCGCAGGCTGGCACCCCAGCGAGAAGAGCCAGGCCTCGGCCCGCCCTTGCCACCCCGATCTGGACTCTGCTCAGCCACCACCCCATCTGCCAGGTCTCCGGCCTGCACTTGACTTCCAAACCTTcacctcccccccgccccgaaaCTTCTTGCCATTCGAAAAAGGACTTTGTGCTCCATCAGCCCCACCTCCTTCCTGGAGGCCCTCCTGTGCCGAGGGCTCCAGAACTTTCCACCCCGGCTCTGCCACGCTCCGGCAGGGCGGGCTGTGGTAAATCTCCCAACGATCTGGAAAATGGGGCCGGTGTCGGCCTCAGGCGGCTGGGAGAAGGGGCCGGGCTGGCCCCCAGCCACGAGGGACGCACACTCCCAGAGAAATCGCCGAGGGCTCGGGTGGGGACAAATGACACGAGCCGTCTCCCTGACAAACCTTTATTGTAGCCCCGGAGTCTTCCCTCCCACGCCTCGTACCATGGGAAGGGGGCGACCAGGGCTGCGTACCCGCAGGTCTGGAAACCTGGACCGGGGCTGACACCCCGCCGGCTGCCTCTGGCCGGGAcgcagggccctgggcagctccTAGTGGACCCTgcaaggcagggaggggagagggcgcACCAGGACCCCAGCCGTACCTgctgggggagggcggggcgccaggcaggggagcagggccagtccCCCAGCCAGCAGCAAACAAAAGCCCTGTAAACGAGGAGACCCCTCCCCAGATACTTAGAGGTCAAATTCACGCGGAAGCCCCAGCCCACTGAGCCGGCAGCGGGCTGCACACCCACCCGCCCGTGTCCCCCCAAAGACAGGCGGGAGGGGCAGTGAGCTGAGTCTGTGCCCCCAGAGGCAGCCCTCAGGGAACTGAAGGGGCCCAGGCGCGGGGGCTGTAAACACTCCAGGGGGAGGGCCAGGCTCACGGCCCTGGATGACAGCGGCACTGCAGTGAGCAGAGGAGGAGGCCGGCAGTGAGCCGGGCACAGTGGCTGCACCTGccaagggcaggggtggggggagggcccgGGAGCCACAGCTCCACCCCCAGCCAGCACCTGGGCACTTCCGGGCCGTGAGTCAGCTTGTGCCTCGCCTCCCTGGGTGAACCTGCCGGAAGGTCAGTTCAGGCTGCACTGCCCAGCCCTGCGCTGCAGGTCAGCTGAGCTCCCGAGGCCCCGCCCCATCCGTGGGGCAGCCACTGCTCCCAGGAGGGACCAAGGATGCAGTGTAGGAGTGACGGGAGGCTGTGGGGGGGCCCTGGCGCCAGGCCATTTCAGCCCCTGAGAGCTCCACCTGCCTCCCGGAGCCAGGCCGGCCGGGCCCTCTCTGTCCACACCCAGGGCCCGGGAAGGAGCTGCCAGGGCGGAGCGGACGTCCAGTGGGCCGGtcaggccccagctgctgccttggccgggtctggggtctgggcttCTCCTTAGGACGGGCACacactgccccccgcccccgcagctgggctgggccgagTCCCCCAGAGTCCAGCAGCGGCCCTCGGGGCTGGCCTTGACCACGGCGTGGCAGAAGCAGGAGCTCTGGGACCTCAGGGCTGGGCGCGGCTGCTGAGCCACTGGCCCCTCAGCGCCTGGATCTCCTGCCCGTACCACTCGTGCAGCTGCGCGAAGGGCACCCCGTCCAGAGGCCCGTGTGGCGGCGAGGCCCtccggcgcgggggcgggggcgggagcccGGGCCCGGCCGCGGCACAGGCGGGGGTGGCCTCAATGCTCCACACAGCACAGCCGTTCTCCTTGGGCCGGCGCGGCGGGGCCGGGCAGCCCCCCGCCTGCATGGCCGccagctgctgctccagctcccgCACCACCAGGCGCAGGTAGTCGAAGCTGGCTCGCGACAGGGCCTTCACCCAGCCCTCCATGGCGGCCTGGCTGTCCGCGGCCAGCACGTAGGTGCGGGCCCGGGCGCCGGCGAAGCGCACGGCGAAGGCGAAGTCCTGGGCGGCGTCGGCCAGCTCCACCGTGCAGCCCTCCAGCACCACGACGCCGAGCGGCTGGCGCGCCGCCGGCTCCTCGAAGTAGAAGAGCAGGTTGCCCCGCAGCACGAACCAGCGGCGGTGCGaggcggccggccggccggcgcccTGCTTGCGCAGAAAGCCCGCGTGGTCCACCGGCGCGTCGCACGTAGCGTAGAAGGCCAGGCTGCGTTCATTCAGCTTCATGGCGCCAGGCCGCGGCGGGGCTCACCCCGACCCCCGGGTCTCAGCGGAAACGGAGGCTCGCTGGGCTCCCAAGGAGCTGAGATGCGACTGGAACCCGGGCCAGGCCGGGCGCCCCCGAGCCAGCCTCCCTGAGCTGCTGCCGAGACGGCCCCCACCTGCCAACATTCTCTAGTGCCGCGTTTAATCTCCCACAAACCTCTCCTCACTCCCACTTCACAGacggggaaaccgaggcacgcAGCAGTCAGCCACTCGCCCGGCTCCCAAGGCAAGCCGAGCAGCGCcgacactcaaacccaggcctgcGCCACCGTGCCTGGCCGCCTTCCGTGGTCCCCGCCGGCTCCCAGCTCTGAGGTCATGACGAGGCCTCCGGCTGTCCATGCGTGAAACAGGGCGGTGAGCGCCTGCTGTGTGTGCCAGGCACGAGGGACACAGGACAGCGGGCGGTCAGGGTCCCTGCCGCCAGGCGCAGTGTCTGCCCGCCGCGTCCTCCGTGCGCTGGGAGAAAGGAGAAGGGGTCGGCAGTGCCGGGGCCAAGGAGAGCAGCAGGGGCGGAGCTGGGAGGTGCCACATGAGCAGagtcccctgccccccccacacaAGGGAcggcaggcagagggaacagccagGCGACGGCCCTGTGTGCGTGGGCCTGGGGCCGCGGGGCCGACGCAGTGCGTGGAAGGGGCATGCCGTCCCAGAGGGACACATCACCTGGATCAAGATGCGGGCCAGGGCTTGGCGGGGGGACCAAGACCAGGGGCCCGGGGCTCAGCGTGTTTAACCCCCACTCTGCCTCCCTGAGCCGCCCACTTCACTCGGGGCTGTGCCCCTCAGCCTCGGTTTCTCCCCCTGCAAAGTGGACCTCGCACGCCCCTGCCCCCTCACTCCCATGGggaccctccctgcccctcctaccTCTCAGGCAGCGCTGgcgtccccagctcctggccggCTCGCTCTGCTCTGAGGTCAAACGCCACCCGTGTGGGGTCTGGGCTGGGTGTCCCCGACAAGCTCCCGGCCTCTCTGGTCCTCAGCTTCTGCATCCACACAGCGGGGTCGCAAGTCAGGGCGGTGAGGACGCGGCCATGGGGACCCCACGGAAGGCACCAGCGCAGGGCTGCGCCGCCCTCCCCGCCACGCCCCTCCAGTGTCTCCTgtgccagcccagggccccaggcttCTCGCTCCTCCCACCTCCGACCCCCCgaggtcccacctgctgccctcATCTCTGTCCACCGCATACACACCCCCTTCCACCCCGCCCCAGCCAGGGAGGTGCCGCCCAGCCCGTCCGCTGACCTCAGGGTCAGGTCCAATCCACGCAGCCCCACAGAACCCACTCCCCAGCGAGGGAGCTCCTAGGACCCAGCCCCATGATGCCCTCTGCTCCCACCCCCGGGACGGCTCCCCAGgcgcgcccccaccccagggtctcTGCCAGGCTGATGTCTGCCTGTGatacaccccccccacacacacacacacacggccgcCTTCTTACCATCCCTGGTGGTGACCATGACCTTGGGCCAGCAGCCCCCGGCCACCCTCTGCACAGGACAGCCCATGGATGCCAAACCGAATTACCTGGGTCACGGTCGCCTGCTCTGGGGCGGAGCTTCTGGCTGAAGTCCGTGCCTGGCATGTCGCAGGTGTGCAGATTCCCACAGGTGCCTCCTGGGCCTCTCAACAGTCCCCAGCCCCCACGCCTTCCCAGAGGAGGAAAAGTGAGCCGTGGAGAGGCTAAGTCCCTGCCCACAGACACACAGCGGTGAGCTTGGGgtctcccagcccccaggccctcctccccgGCTGCCCGCAGGGGGCCAGCAGCAGAGCCACcccctgccgcctgcagtgcagtgTCCCCAGCCTGGCCTAGAGGGAGAGCCTGGGCCCCGGCTTATCTCCCCTGCACGCTTCCAGCAAGTTCAGAGTCCGGCACTGCTGCTGAGTCAACAGCCTGTGCCGCCGGGCAGGAAGCCGGAGGGGGCCCGGCCTCTGCCAGCCCAGGCTGGATGCTCCAGGGGAAGCCGGGGCCAAACCCGGGAAAGCCACTCAGCATCTGAACCGGGCTTCTCTGGGCCTCGTCCACCAGATGGGGACACTGGGCCCGCCCCTTGGGGACAGGCTGAATGAACTAACTCCGAAGGGGCGGTCGCATTCCAGAGAAAAGTGCAGAGCCCCCAGGagactggggaaactgaggccgggcACTCAGCTCAAGGAGAGGAGCCTGCCCCGGCTGTGGGCGTGGCGGCCGCGCTGAAAAACACGTGCGGGGGAGCCCTGAGCCCCGGCCCGCGCTGCCCCGGCGGGACCCGGGCGACACCCCGCAGAGGCCCGCGCGTGCTGGTGTGGCGTGGCCTGGCGCGTGCGGGCGCGCTCCTGAGCTCCCTCAAGGACAGCAGCAGCCCCGGCGCCCGCCGCGGGGCGGTTCTCGAGGTGGCCGAcgggcagggccccagcagggTGCGCCCCGGGCGGCCGCGGAACCCCGAGGCCCAGGGCGCCCAACCGGATCCGGCGTCCCCGCGCAGGTCCGCCCGCAGGTCCCCGCGCCGAGCTGGCCTTACCCAGACGCGCAGGCCtagggcggcggcggccgcggaggCGCGGGGCCGGGGGTCGGCCCGACCGCGGTCCGGGACCCgcttggcggcggcggcggcggcgttgCTTTGTCCCTCGGGCGGCAGGGCCGGCGCAGCCGCGGGACAGCCAGGATCGGACGGAAGGGGGCGGGGACAGCCGGACGGTCCGCGACCCGCGGGTGCGCCCCTTTAACCCTTCCCGGTCCGCTCGCTCGGGCCCGCCCCCACGGCCCGCTCGACCCCGGATTGGCCAACGCCGACTCGACACGCCCCCGGGTTCGACACGCCCCCGTGAACCCGCCCCCGAAACCACTTTTAAAGGGACCGCGACTGGTTCAGGAATTCCCCAGGGCCCTTTTCCTAGAAAGGGAGAGCAGAGCCCAGAGAACAAGGGGCGGTCCCGCAGGTAGGGGGAGGCCCACGTTC
The sequence above is drawn from the Oryctolagus cuniculus chromosome 21, mOryCun1.1, whole genome shotgun sequence genome and encodes:
- the PHETA1 gene encoding sesquipedalian-1: MKLNERSLAFYATCDAPVDHAGFLRKQGAGRPAASHRRWFVLRGNLLFYFEEPAARQPLGVVVLEGCTVELADAAQDFAFAVRFAGARARTYVLAADSQAAMEGWVKALSRASFDYLRLVVRELEQQLAAMQAGGCPAPPRRPKENGCAVWSIEATPACAAAGPGLPPPPPRRRASPPHGPLDGVPFAQLHEWYGQEIQALRGQWLSSRAQP